In one Saccharibacillus brassicae genomic region, the following are encoded:
- the secF gene encoding protein translocase subunit SecF: protein MFSLIVTLAGIISLSVFGLNYGVDFRSGSNVDIAVSKVVSQAEVEKVVSDAKLDAEATITAGSDRVNIRFPEVLTDDQVKSLQSTFNSQIDPKASYEINTVDTEMAKELERNALLAIAVASIGIMIYVTIRFEWRFALSAIVALLHDAFLVISVFSILRLEVNLTFIVAILTIIGFSINDTIVIFDRIRENLRFAKKQTRGDLEELVNRSISQTMIRSLGTVFTVFIAAFALLVMGSESIRMFSLAMVIGLLFGTYSSIFIASPLWLALRSKKKPSAAAPSKATN from the coding sequence ATGTTCTCTTTGATTGTGACGCTCGCCGGCATTATCAGTCTTTCGGTGTTCGGCTTGAACTACGGCGTCGATTTCCGTTCCGGCTCGAACGTGGATATTGCGGTATCCAAAGTCGTTAGCCAGGCAGAAGTCGAGAAAGTCGTCAGCGACGCCAAACTCGATGCGGAAGCGACCATTACCGCGGGCAGCGATCGCGTCAATATCCGTTTCCCGGAAGTGCTGACGGACGACCAGGTCAAATCTTTGCAATCCACATTCAACAGCCAGATCGATCCTAAAGCATCTTACGAAATCAACACGGTCGATACGGAAATGGCGAAGGAACTGGAGCGCAATGCGCTGCTGGCGATCGCCGTAGCCAGTATCGGCATCATGATTTACGTCACGATCCGTTTCGAGTGGCGCTTTGCCTTGTCGGCGATCGTGGCTCTGCTGCATGATGCTTTTCTCGTTATCAGCGTGTTCTCGATCCTGCGGCTTGAAGTCAACCTGACGTTCATCGTGGCGATCCTGACCATCATCGGTTTCTCGATCAACGATACGATCGTTATTTTTGACCGAATCCGGGAAAACCTGCGCTTTGCCAAAAAGCAGACGCGCGGCGATCTGGAAGAACTCGTCAACCGAAGCATTTCGCAGACGATGATCCGCTCGCTCGGTACCGTATTCACCGTCTTCATCGCGGCATTTGCCCTGCTCGTCATGGGCAGCGAGTCGATTCGCATGTTCTCGCTGGCGATGGTCATCGGCCTGCTGTTCGGTACGTATTCTTCGATCTTTATCGCAAGCCCGCTGTGGCTGGCGCTCAGAAGCAAGAAGAAGCCGTCCGCGGCCGCTCCATCCAAAGCGACGAACTAA
- a CDS encoding cation diffusion facilitator family transporter, producing the protein MAVRQQRGGKASGWTDACILGAAALIKGIGGWMGGSPALLADALNSASDAVRSPRGGKGLSVPVVRILFAALILVGAIEVSISGFDDLAASVPQSPGARAFAAFFVAVIIGQGLFVHRYRRLAAQDRPAARRFAAEHRFSLYASMVVAAGMALSITGSLYDRPQLMYADSAASIAVAFVAIVKALRLMLRVLEQSPAAVKKVEENPKPFVETVQRVRGVIEVRELTAVRSLETVRIELVLSVNPRMTVKEAEEIAQRSRDLLMHRFVQVIEVDVRVEPYHTGYPYKSNEELLSSGEEPTIVQ; encoded by the coding sequence ATGGCGGTCCGTCAACAACGCGGCGGGAAAGCTTCAGGTTGGACCGATGCCTGCATACTGGGTGCCGCGGCACTGATCAAAGGCATCGGGGGATGGATGGGAGGAAGCCCGGCGCTGCTGGCCGACGCGCTGAACTCCGCTTCCGACGCCGTGCGCAGCCCGCGCGGAGGAAAAGGCTTGTCGGTGCCGGTCGTGCGCATCCTGTTCGCCGCGCTGATTCTGGTCGGGGCGATCGAAGTATCGATTTCGGGCTTCGACGATCTGGCGGCCAGTGTACCGCAGTCACCCGGCGCGCGTGCGTTTGCCGCCTTTTTCGTCGCGGTGATCATCGGGCAGGGCCTATTCGTGCATCGCTATCGACGTCTCGCGGCCCAGGACCGTCCGGCGGCCCGCCGCTTCGCGGCCGAACACCGCTTTTCCCTGTACGCTTCGATGGTCGTGGCCGCGGGCATGGCGCTGTCGATCACGGGCAGCCTGTACGACAGGCCGCAGCTGATGTACGCGGATTCGGCGGCTTCGATTGCGGTCGCGTTCGTGGCGATCGTCAAAGCGCTTCGCCTGATGCTGCGGGTGCTGGAACAATCGCCGGCCGCGGTCAAAAAGGTCGAAGAAAATCCGAAGCCTTTTGTGGAAACGGTCCAGCGCGTTCGCGGCGTAATCGAAGTGCGCGAACTGACAGCGGTCCGGTCGCTGGAAACGGTCCGCATCGAGCTGGTGCTGAGCGTCAATCCGCGCATGACGGTCAAGGAAGCGGAAGAGATCGCCCAGCGGTCCCGCGATCTGCTCATGCACCGCTTCGTGCAGGTAATCGAAGTCGATGTGCGGGTCGAACCGTATCATACGGGTTATCCGTACAAGTCGAACGAAGAACTGCTCAGCAGCGGCGAAGAACCGACGATCGTGCAATGA
- the recJ gene encoding single-stranded-DNA-specific exonuclease RecJ produces the protein MLHSQYQWKIASPEREAVKRLGEELNLSPLLSSLLANRGYTEPASAAEFLDGDEDLSGLHDPYLLHGMQAAVQRIRAALDGEERIWIYGDYDADGVSSTALMIRLMKRLGADFGTYIPHRSKEGYGLHRHAIDEAAAEGVKLIVTVDTGISAVDQIAYAAELGIDVVVTDHHEPPAVLPQAFALVNPKLPLCEYPYKGLAGVGVAFKLAHALLGEAPEEWMDLTAIGTVADLMPLTGENRLLVSRGIEAMRRNPSPGVEALLAVAGSAPDQLTSVGIAFAIAPRINASGRLDHANRAVDLLITEERDRAEHLSSVLDLLNKERQKNVEDIVGEAVVLLEKKIADAGEVPNVIVLAGEGWNVGVVGIVASKILERYYRPTIILGIDADKGTCKGSARSIAGFDIYEALLSVEETMDHFGGHPAAAGMSLGSGRIGEFEAGLNAYAANVLKPEHLVPVIEAETECSLADIPLPVIEELDRMAPFGMSNPTPQLVFRGVKVQRVLTMGKTNTHLKLVVEQDGCVVEAVAFGKGALAEYVVEGDRLDLLAEPGINEWRGSRKPQLMVRDLALPAFQVFDRRSATASAEDVERFRKKAESVLACGPDQIAAAVRPETLKVSHKTLAQLPVWLYDKYSGIEETESGHAEADPAKTRTLFVLDLPDTAEPFERMLAQFPALENIVLMYPAGGPSAERLSDPSRERIKTIYVELRKAAAEPVDGRQLVQRLCRTSGCSPRMIRMTLDVFEELRFIVRAEGSVTANPSPPKAALDSAAAYRTLQEAEALERRLLGPGEDIGIWLAQRMQAVRAANPDAALSFSV, from the coding sequence GTGCTGCATTCGCAATATCAATGGAAAATCGCAAGTCCGGAGCGCGAGGCGGTAAAGCGTCTCGGCGAAGAACTGAACCTGTCCCCGCTGCTGTCGTCGCTGCTCGCGAACCGGGGGTACACGGAGCCGGCATCGGCGGCCGAGTTCCTGGACGGAGACGAAGACTTGTCCGGGCTGCACGATCCGTATCTGCTGCACGGCATGCAGGCGGCGGTGCAGCGTATACGCGCCGCCCTGGACGGCGAAGAACGGATCTGGATCTACGGCGACTACGACGCCGACGGGGTGTCGAGCACCGCGCTCATGATCCGGCTGATGAAGCGGCTCGGCGCCGACTTCGGAACGTATATCCCGCATCGTTCCAAAGAAGGATACGGCCTGCACCGCCATGCGATCGACGAAGCGGCGGCCGAAGGCGTCAAGCTGATCGTGACCGTCGATACGGGGATCAGCGCCGTCGATCAGATCGCTTACGCGGCGGAGCTCGGCATCGACGTCGTCGTGACCGACCACCACGAACCGCCGGCCGTGCTGCCGCAGGCATTCGCCCTCGTCAATCCGAAGCTGCCGCTGTGCGAATATCCGTACAAAGGCCTGGCCGGAGTCGGGGTCGCGTTCAAGCTGGCCCATGCGCTTCTGGGAGAGGCGCCGGAGGAATGGATGGACCTGACGGCGATCGGCACGGTCGCGGATCTGATGCCGCTGACCGGCGAGAACCGGCTGCTCGTCTCGCGGGGCATCGAAGCGATGCGGCGAAATCCGTCGCCGGGCGTGGAAGCGCTGCTGGCTGTTGCCGGCAGCGCGCCGGACCAGCTGACTTCGGTCGGCATCGCGTTTGCGATCGCGCCGCGCATCAACGCGAGCGGCCGGCTGGATCACGCCAACCGCGCGGTCGACCTGCTCATTACCGAAGAGCGCGACCGGGCGGAACATCTGTCGTCCGTGCTGGATCTGCTTAACAAAGAGCGGCAGAAAAACGTCGAAGACATCGTCGGCGAAGCGGTCGTCCTGCTGGAGAAGAAAATCGCGGACGCGGGCGAGGTGCCGAACGTGATCGTGCTGGCGGGCGAAGGCTGGAACGTCGGCGTCGTCGGCATTGTAGCTTCCAAAATTCTCGAACGGTATTACCGTCCGACGATCATTCTCGGGATCGACGCGGACAAAGGAACGTGCAAAGGCTCCGCGCGTTCGATCGCCGGCTTCGACATCTACGAAGCGCTGCTGTCGGTTGAAGAGACGATGGACCATTTCGGCGGCCATCCCGCGGCGGCGGGCATGAGCCTGGGCAGCGGCCGGATCGGCGAGTTCGAAGCCGGGCTGAACGCTTACGCGGCGAACGTGCTGAAGCCGGAACATCTGGTGCCGGTCATCGAAGCGGAGACGGAGTGCTCGCTGGCCGATATTCCGCTGCCGGTCATCGAAGAACTGGACCGGATGGCTCCGTTTGGCATGAGCAACCCGACTCCCCAGCTCGTATTCCGGGGCGTCAAAGTGCAGCGCGTGCTGACGATGGGCAAGACGAACACGCATCTCAAACTCGTGGTCGAGCAGGACGGCTGCGTCGTCGAAGCGGTCGCCTTCGGCAAAGGTGCCCTGGCCGAGTACGTGGTCGAAGGCGACCGGCTCGATCTGCTGGCCGAACCGGGGATCAACGAATGGCGCGGCAGCCGCAAGCCGCAGCTGATGGTGCGCGATCTTGCGCTTCCGGCGTTCCAGGTATTCGATCGCCGCTCGGCGACGGCGTCGGCGGAAGACGTCGAACGCTTCCGCAAAAAAGCCGAATCCGTGCTTGCCTGCGGGCCGGATCAGATCGCGGCAGCCGTTCGGCCGGAGACGCTAAAAGTTTCGCATAAGACTCTGGCGCAACTGCCGGTTTGGCTGTATGATAAATATTCCGGGATTGAAGAAACGGAAAGCGGCCATGCGGAAGCGGACCCGGCCAAGACGCGCACGCTGTTCGTTCTGGATCTGCCGGACACGGCGGAACCGTTCGAACGGATGCTGGCGCAATTCCCAGCTCTGGAAAACATCGTGTTGATGTATCCGGCAGGCGGCCCTTCGGCCGAACGCCTGAGTGACCCGAGCCGGGAGCGGATCAAGACCATCTACGTCGAGCTGCGCAAAGCCGCGGCCGAGCCCGTGGACGGTCGGCAGTTGGTCCAGCGGCTGTGCCGGACGTCCGGCTGTTCGCCGCGCATGATTCGCATGACGCTGGACGTCTTCGAAGAACTGCGGTTCATCGTCCGGGCCGAAGGTTCCGTGACCGCGAATCCGAGCCCGCCCAAGGCGGCGCTCGATTCGGCCGCGGCCTATCGCACGCTGCAGGAAGCCGAAGCGCTGGAACGCCGGCTGCTCGGTCCGGGCGAGGACATCGGCATCTGGCTTGCGCAGCGGATGCAGGCGGTCCGTGCCGCAAATCCGGACGCGGCTTTATCTTT